The genome window GCTCTCGGCGATGTGTTGTCCAATCATTTGGGCATTGGGTTTACCGGAACCAGCCATACCTCGGACCATGTTCCCGTCCTGGCCGTTGGTCCGGGGGCGGAACACTTCCACGGCTTCATTAAGAACACCGATGTCTTCCGCCACTATTTGGGGTTGGCGAAGATCGACTTTCGCAACCCCGACGAACCGCTGGTGGCAGGGGGGCCCTCCGCTACGGAGGTCGAGCGACACGGTGACTATCAATGGGTCTGAGGGCGCCTCGCCCTGGAATCCTGGTTGAAAGGATCCGTCAGCCTGCCTAGGCTCGTAGCCATGAATTCCCTTTCGCTGAGGCCCGCGGCGTTACGGTTGGCTTATTTTGGAGTGTCGGTCGCTCTGTCCGCTGGAATGGGCCTTGCGGGGGAGTCTCCTCGTCCATGGAAAGGCGATGTTTGGCGGGCGCATCATCGGGTGATCGACCTGCACCAGCATATTGAAGGTCTGGAGGAACGGTTTCAGCGGGCGCTTAGAATCAATGATCGCGTGGGGGTTGGCGTTGCCGTGAATCTCAGTGGTGGCACGGTGACCCATAAGCCTGGTGAGATCTCCGAGTTCCAGCGGGTTTCCGAGTTGGCCCAGAAAGTCGCCCCTGATCGCTTCCTGAGTTACTTCAACCTGGACTACACCGGTCTGGATGATCCGGATTTCTCCGCACGGGCCGTCAAGCAAGTGGAGGAAGCCCACCGACTGGGAGCAGCCGGGCTCAAGGAGTACAAGCGCCTGGGACTTACCATTCGCAATAAGGCTGGGGAGATCCTGCCGATCGACGATCCCAGGCTGGATCCAGTCTGGAAGCGTTGCGGCGAGCTGAAGCTGCCGGTCAGCATTCACGTCGCGGATCCGAAGGCCTTCTGGCTCCCGTATAATCAGCAGAACGAACGTTGGAAGGAGCTGAAGGATCATCCGAAGTGGTGGTTCGGCGATCCTAAGCAATTTCCCAGTCGAGAGCAGCTTCTCGCCGCGTTGGATCGGGTGATTGTTCGCCATACGAACACCACTTTCGTTTGCGTGCACTTTGCGAACAACTCAGAGGATCTGGACTGGGTTGAGCGGATGTTGGACACCCGTCCGAACATGAATGCCGATCTGGCAGCGCGCATCCCGGAGATCGGGCGGCACAATCCCGAGCGCGTGCGCCGGTTGTTCATCAAGCATCAAGATCGGATCTTTTTTGCCACCGATTTTCAGGTGTATAGTCGTTTGATCCTGGGGAGCGCTGGCGACGCGGAGCGTCCCAGCGACGACGAGGCCGCCCAGTTCTTCCATAAAGAGTGGCGATGGTTGGAAACCGAGGATCGGGATTGGCCGCACATGACTCCGATCCAGGGCGATTGGAACATCAGTTCCATTGGGTTGCCAACCGAGGTGTTGCGGAAGATCTATTTTGACAATGCGCGTCGGCTGCTGGTGCGGTCTTTGCCGTTCACCCGCATTCGCGCCGCGCGAATTGCCGAGGACTTTCCCATCGAGGGCCGGGATCGCCCGGGGACGTGGTCACGGGCAACCCCTTTTCCTCTAGAGCAGCAGACGCAGGACGGCAAGGCGCGTCCCGAGCTGAGCACCACTTGCCGCGTGCTGTGGTCGGATCGCTTCCTGTACCTACAATACGATTGTCCCTTCAAGACCCTGACAGTGTATCCGACTGTTCAAAAGGAGGAGCGCATTAAGAATGGGCAGGCGCTTTGGGATAAGGATGTAGTGGAGGCGTTCATCGGTTCCGATCCGGCGCATCCTGACCATTACACGGAGTATGAATGGGCGCCGAACGGAGAGTCGCTGGATCTCAAGATTCGCCGGCCCCACTCAGACTTCGCCTGGAGCAGCGGGATGGAGTCGGTCGTCACGGTGGATGAAGAGCGCAAGGTTTGGAAGTGCTCGGTTCGCATCCCCTTGAGCGCACTTTCGGAAACCGCTCCTCAGCCGGGGACGAAGTGGCGCATGAACCTCTATCGGATCGATCGAGCGCACAAAGCCTTCCTGGCGAGCAACCCCACCTTGAACGGATCCTTTCACACCTTTGACCGTTTTGGCTGGCTCGAGTTTGAGAAGTGAGCTGAGCTAAAACGAGGCCCGGCCGGATTTGCACCGCAGAGACGGGATGAGCGCAGAGACGATGAGGGCGTGCCACCGCAGTCCATACTCGGAAGCTCTTGAGTGGGGTTCCCATCGGCCCGCGTCTTTACGTCTCCGCGGCGCCGCGTTCATCCCCAAGAGGAAGCGGGTGGAGCTACGAACTCCCCACTTGGCCTCGTCGTGAGTCCATGCCCCATATACGGCTTTATTGGGGTGCTGCCGCTGCCATAGACACGCAGCGGCGCAGAGAGGACGGGGAGGAGACAACTCTCTGATCCTGCGTCTGGGTGCGACCGACCGGCATTCCCCCCGGTCCTCTGACGTAGGGTTCGGTCTTCTCTGCGCTCTTCCCGTCTCTGCGGTGCAAACCCGGGTCCAAGGCCAGATATGCACCGATTAGATCCTCTCCAGGTGCCCACCCCAACTCCGCATAGTATCCTGGACCTGCCACTTTCGCGAAGCCGCCCTATTCCGGGTCCAGTTCTAGGCAGGGCGACGGTCCTGTTCTCTGTGTCAGCTTTCAAATCCTGAGCAGTTCCCGGCCCGGGACCCACGACCAACCGCGTGAACGTACGTTCAGCAACGTGGTCGTATGGAGCACGGTGTTGGGGAGGTTTCGTGATTGCGTTACGCTACGGAAGTTTTTATGGAACAGTTAGTTGTGAGGATCTTGGGTCGAGAGAGTCGGCGCCACGCTGATGGATGGACCCGCACACCCACGACCAATCGCGTGAACGTACGTTCAGCGAGTTGGTCGTGCGGAGGCCAAGGTGGGGAGCGGCATTGGTGAGACCTGAAGAGTTGTGAATTGGCGGTAGCCGACCGGATACCAGGGCTCCGGCGGCTCTCATGGTGAAGCCGTAGGAAGCGGCGGCTTTCGGCGTGCCGACTTCATACGCCCGGTCATTTTTCGTCGAGCAAACGCAGAACTCGACCGGCCAGATTGCCTCGCGCATTCACGTCGCGAAGATTCCCCTTTTTGTCGATCAACCAGAGTGACGGGATGGTCTGGATCTGGAACTCCTCTGCCAGCCGTTCGGAATCGGGCCCGAAGGTCTGTGGCCAAGTGATCTTGTGATCGGCCAGGGCCTGATCCAGTTCGGGTCGCTCCCGATCGAGGGAAATGCCGATCATCTCAAAGCCTCGAAGGTGCAACTCGTTAAAGACCTTTTGGAGCTTCGGTAGCTCGGAGATCGAGTTGGCGCTCCAGCTGGCCCAGAAATGAAGCAAAACGACTTTGCCTTGATGCACGCCGAGGTCGAGTGATTTTCCATCCAGCCCCGGGGCTTTGAATGTGACCGGTTTTCCGAGGCGGTTCAATCGATCCTGGAGTCGCTTGACACCTTCCTGAAGCTGCTCCGGCAGGCTGATGCCGGCCAGTTCGGTGGCGAGTTGCTGGGCGCGTCCAGTCTCGCCGGCGGTCATCCAGCCATCCGCCACTGAGAGCATTAAAGCATGGGGTTCGGCCCGTTCGGGAAAGTCCTTCTGAATGGATCGCACGCCGATTTCCATGGCGGCTACGGAGTTGCTGGAGGCGGAGTCGTCACTGGCCTTCACCTGGCGCTGTAGTTGCTTGATGCGG of Verrucomicrobiales bacterium contains these proteins:
- a CDS encoding amidohydrolase family protein, which translates into the protein MNSLSLRPAALRLAYFGVSVALSAGMGLAGESPRPWKGDVWRAHHRVIDLHQHIEGLEERFQRALRINDRVGVGVAVNLSGGTVTHKPGEISEFQRVSELAQKVAPDRFLSYFNLDYTGLDDPDFSARAVKQVEEAHRLGAAGLKEYKRLGLTIRNKAGEILPIDDPRLDPVWKRCGELKLPVSIHVADPKAFWLPYNQQNERWKELKDHPKWWFGDPKQFPSREQLLAALDRVIVRHTNTTFVCVHFANNSEDLDWVERMLDTRPNMNADLAARIPEIGRHNPERVRRLFIKHQDRIFFATDFQVYSRLILGSAGDAERPSDDEAAQFFHKEWRWLETEDRDWPHMTPIQGDWNISSIGLPTEVLRKIYFDNARRLLVRSLPFTRIRAARIAEDFPIEGRDRPGTWSRATPFPLEQQTQDGKARPELSTTCRVLWSDRFLYLQYDCPFKTLTVYPTVQKEERIKNGQALWDKDVVEAFIGSDPAHPDHYTEYEWAPNGESLDLKIRRPHSDFAWSSGMESVVTVDEERKVWKCSVRIPLSALSETAPQPGTKWRMNLYRIDRAHKAFLASNPTLNGSFHTFDRFGWLEFEK
- a CDS encoding TlpA family protein disulfide reductase; the encoded protein is MNFLSLKDPAVLPRIQLLHSSACLLMLLLWGAGCKPSAPSAAEPQAQPSAPPPPAEMVTIEGLNVGQISEADQAWEELVKSLQAPPAPAEWETREPSPEELAAFELKLGAAAAEGAKRALVFHEKFPTHDKAREAREQELELLSVAAELGQTNVLERLSRLETARLSDASSTTEDRLAIRIKQLQRQVKASDDSASSNSVAAMEIGVRSIQKDFPERAEPHALMLSVADGWMTAGETGRAQQLATELAGISLPEQLQEGVKRLQDRLNRLGKPVTFKAPGLDGKSLDLGVHQGKVVLLHFWASWSANSISELPKLQKVFNELHLRGFEMIGISLDRERPELDQALADHKITWPQTFGPDSERLAEEFQIQTIPSLWLIDKKGNLRDVNARGNLAGRVLRLLDEK